The Rhizobium viscosum genomic sequence CTCGACAGGCTTTCCTTGCTGGGGAGATCGGCAGACGACACGGAGGCGTGACGCGCCTTCCACCAGCCGGCGATCTGGCGGCGCTTGCGGAAGCCCATGATGGCAAAGACGACGAGGCTGTCGACGGCGATCGCTCGGGCGACGAGCGGAGGGATTTCCTGCGGCGGCAGGCCGAGCGCCTTGCCGTAAATCTGGAAGGTCAGGTCATGGACCTGCCGCGTCAGCATGAAGATGCCGAAGTTCAGATCGTAGTAAGAAAGCCAGTACCATCCCGCCAGGAAGACGATCGGACCGGCCCAGAAGATCAGAAACCACTTCATGCGGCCTCTCCTTCGTGCTTGCGCAGGACCGGCATATCAAGGGAAACGAGCCAGACCGACGATGCCATAATGCAGAGTACGAGCGTGGGCACGGCAATATCCAGCGCCAGCACGGCGAAAAACATCATCGCCGCGACAAGCAACGCGGTTCTGGCTGCTCTGGTTCCCATGACTGAACTCGGGTCCACATTCGTTACATTTCTAATGTGGACCACACTGGCGGGTTAACCAGCACCACGCAACGTAAACCAATTGTTAAGGTTAACGGTCGGGCGGAGGCTGTGGATTGTTCAGCCGTAGACGCCGCGCACCAGCCGCTTCAACGCACCGGCTGCCTTCTCCCAGTCCTTGCCGTTCTTCAACACCAGCCCCGCGCACTGGCCGCCGGCAGCCGCCGAAAGCACGAGATGCTGGATGGAAGCAAAGATCAGAGCATTGACGGCCGCGGTATCGACGCCCTTAGGCGGCGTCAGCGATCCGCGCATGCGGTCGAGCCAGAGCCCCAGCGCTTTCGAGCGCGCTTCGGAAAGGCGCCTCACCTGCTCGGTATTTTCCGATATCTCCCAGGCGACGATGCGGCGCATCAAGGGATCGTCGCGCAGCGCTTCCAGGAAAAGCAGCGACAGCCGCTCCATCAGGTCGCCATAGGTCAGGAGGAACATGCCGCCGGTATCTTCGGGGATGCGATCCTTGACCCAATTGCCGAGATCGGCGCCGATCGCCTCGACAAGGCCATCGAGGCCGCCATAATAGCGGTAGATGAGTTGCTTGTCGCAGCCGGCGCGGCGGGCGACGGCATTGATGCCGAAATTCTGGAAGCCTTCTTCCGCCAGCAGGTTCTTGGCGGCTTTCAGGATGGCGCGCTCAGTCGCGCTTCTGTCGCGGATGCGCCTTTCAGGTTCAGCAGCACCCGTCTGTTCGAGCACGGCCACGGCACTTTCATT encodes the following:
- a CDS encoding DUF6105 family protein, coding for MKWFLIFWAGPIVFLAGWYWLSYYDLNFGIFMLTRQVHDLTFQIYGKALGLPPQEIPPLVARAIAVDSLVVFAIMGFRKRRQIAGWWKARHASVSSADLPSKESLSSAP
- a CDS encoding TetR/AcrR family transcriptional regulator, translating into MLNESAVAVLEQTGAAEPERRIRDRSATERAILKAAKNLLAEEGFQNFGINAVARRAGCDKQLIYRYYGGLDGLVEAIGADLGNWVKDRIPEDTGGMFLLTYGDLMERLSLLFLEALRDDPLMRRIVAWEISENTEQVRRLSEARSKALGLWLDRMRGSLTPPKGVDTAAVNALIFASIQHLVLSAAAGGQCAGLVLKNGKDWEKAAGALKRLVRGVYG